One Methanobrevibacter sp. DNA segment encodes these proteins:
- a CDS encoding ABC transporter permease, with the protein MAFIGIFAYSGIYAEYYGLEQTSNAFYTDTNLADGWIYNTTFDDSSVDKISEFSTQTDRQIVVQSVADMENNPDITLNFVENATISKFYSTEGEDFNPSDDSGVWLDKRFADGRDLHVGDNITFEFDGHTLKKEIKGIGYSPEYVYEVSPSSLIPDFSQMGFAYLSSEVYPDNLEYNTLLVKYNISDSDFKEKLDDSVSYLSFTKKEDHLSVSNFANEMAQHKMIGDVFPIVFILVTFLTLLTTMTRIVTHQRTQIGILKAVGFKDSTIIMHFISYAFWPVLAGAVLGLITGPMIIPQMFYPTMTNRFSMPVWEPGFDMSFVYIAVLLVLLSVLVTYVTCRRISKENPANTMRPKAPNMSSKSFIEKSRLWIHLNFNLRWNWRDARGNKFRALMAIIGVMGCVALLIAAFGMNDSLNELESWEYDDISHYGAKLQLSNNATPLELYYILNDTNGSFIMQQSIEIKANDKEDTVTLLASNNTDLISYTDSDRNQIEIKEGDVSISAKLADKFDLKIGDEIRWHIVGSDEWVTSKIGQIHAEPISQGLIMSPDTLEDQGLNFTPTNILTPDKFGENYGSIKSVTSLDKMRDSWDEMTTSVMMMVYVVTVVAVILAILVIYNLGILSFTEMEREIATLKVLGFKTNVLRKLLLTQNLIFTAIGYLLGIPIGFYFMTLMLDAAGDSLYYVPSLTVGNLLLTAAITFAISIGVNLIFSDKIRDLDMVEALKDVE; encoded by the coding sequence ATGGCATTTATAGGCATTTTCGCTTACTCTGGAATTTATGCCGAATACTACGGATTGGAGCAGACTTCCAATGCATTTTACACAGATACCAATCTGGCTGACGGATGGATTTACAACACTACTTTTGACGATTCGTCAGTAGATAAAATAAGTGAATTTTCAACACAAACAGACAGACAGATTGTCGTCCAGTCTGTTGCGGACATGGAAAACAATCCCGACATTACACTTAATTTTGTAGAAAACGCAACGATTTCAAAGTTCTATTCGACCGAAGGTGAGGACTTCAATCCTTCAGATGATTCTGGCGTATGGCTGGACAAGCGCTTTGCAGACGGGCGTGACCTGCATGTTGGAGATAACATCACCTTCGAATTTGACGGACATACATTAAAAAAGGAAATTAAGGGAATAGGATATTCTCCGGAATATGTATATGAAGTATCTCCAAGTTCACTTATACCTGATTTTTCACAGATGGGCTTTGCATATCTGTCAAGTGAAGTATATCCCGATAATCTGGAATACAATACTCTGCTTGTAAAATATAACATTTCAGACAGTGATTTTAAGGAAAAATTGGATGATTCAGTCAGCTATTTGTCATTTACCAAAAAAGAGGATCATTTAAGCGTTTCCAATTTTGCAAATGAAATGGCACAACACAAAATGATAGGAGATGTTTTCCCGATTGTATTTATCCTGGTTACGTTTTTAACCCTTCTGACAACAATGACAAGGATAGTCACTCATCAGCGTACTCAAATCGGAATATTAAAGGCAGTAGGTTTTAAAGACAGCACAATCATCATGCACTTCATTTCCTATGCATTCTGGCCTGTATTGGCAGGTGCTGTTTTAGGTTTGATTACAGGGCCTATGATAATTCCGCAGATGTTTTATCCGACAATGACAAATCGTTTCAGCATGCCTGTTTGGGAACCTGGCTTTGATATGAGTTTTGTATACATTGCAGTATTGCTGGTGTTATTGTCCGTTTTGGTTACATATGTCACATGCAGGAGAATATCAAAGGAAAATCCTGCAAATACCATGAGGCCAAAAGCTCCGAACATGTCCTCAAAGAGTTTCATTGAAAAATCAAGATTGTGGATTCATTTGAATTTCAATCTGCGCTGGAACTGGAGGGATGCAAGAGGAAATAAGTTCAGGGCATTGATGGCAATAATTGGAGTTATGGGCTGTGTTGCACTTTTAATCGCCGCTTTCGGTATGAATGACAGTCTAAACGAGTTGGAGTCATGGGAATATGATGACATATCTCATTATGGTGCTAAACTGCAGCTTTCCAATAATGCAACTCCACTGGAATTGTACTATATTTTAAATGACACCAACGGAAGCTTTATCATGCAGCAGTCAATTGAAATCAAAGCCAATGATAAGGAGGATACGGTAACGCTTTTAGCTTCAAACAACACTGATTTAATATCATATACTGACAGCGATAGAAATCAGATTGAAATAAAAGAGGGTGATGTTTCAATTTCCGCTAAACTTGCAGATAAATTCGATCTGAAAATAGGTGATGAAATCCGATGGCATATTGTTGGAAGCGATGAATGGGTAACTTCAAAAATAGGTCAGATTCATGCGGAACCTATTTCCCAGGGTTTAATCATGTCTCCGGATACATTGGAAGACCAGGGATTGAATTTCACTCCGACAAACATACTGACTCCTGACAAGTTTGGTGAAAACTACGGTTCAATCAAATCTGTTACAAGTCTGGATAAAATGAGGGATAGCTGGGATGAAATGACAACTTCTGTAATGATGATGGTTTATGTTGTCACAGTTGTTGCGGTAATATTGGCTATTCTGGTAATATATAATTTAGGAATATTGTCATTTACTGAAATGGAAAGAGAAATCGCAACATTAAAAGTTTTGGGTTTTAAAACAAATGTATTGAGAAAACTGCTCCTAACTCAGAATCTGATTTTTACAGCTATAGGATATCTTTTGGGAATTCCTATTGGATTCTATTTCATGACATTGATGCTGGATGCGGCAGGAGATTCCCTTTATTATGTTCCTTCACTGACAGTGGGAAACCTTCTTTTGACAGCAGCAATAACATTTGCAATATCAATTGGTGTTAATCTAATCTTTTCAGATAAAATTCGTGATTTGGATATGGTTGAAGCATTAAAAGACGTTGAATAG
- a CDS encoding ABC transporter permease, translating to MLAKKMIRDIKNHKIQFISIFLMAFLGIYVFVGFGAESFGFVETAGEYYNETNFADGWIYASNLNGDFQDDVNSLSLTKDSERQLVVNSIADFDNDPDITLHFLEDDDISKFYLVKGSEFNLSDGEGVWLDTRFADAKNLTVGDNITFEFNGIEVEKEIKGLGYSPEHLYQTSDSSMIPDYNKMGFAYMSYKAFPMGEVPYNVLLVKYDGNSSAYEKQLDNDLDRDYSSFLPRAQHPSFAEFQDETEQHQMMTDVIPLIFIIISMLTLLTTMTRIINSQRTQIGVLKALGFKNRTIMFHYISYGFWMVLAGTILGFILGPLTLPQIMFDEMSSLYSIPNWIVGFDMSFIIVSVLMVGLSAVISYLACRNIVNESPSSAIRPKVPKITTTGFIERFSFWKKSSFNVRWNYRDAKRNKFRSLMSIVGVLACTLIIVASFGCMDGFDEMKEWSYEDINHYSSKLVLEENATESQIDNIVEEVDGERFMESSIEIKANDIKKSGVITVLDDNELYTPTDDNKNPINISDNEISISKKMAQLLDVKVGDTVKWHIMDSDKWVSTKIDNIHSDPTSQGIILTKEKLEDLGLNYTETSIISSQEVKDNFTGVKTVFSMDSLTDSWDEMMESSMSIIYLLAAFAAILSVIVLYNLGLLSFTEIKREFATLKVLGFKSSHLRKLLLTQNLWFTTIGFLIGVPLGRETLQYLWGTMGDSFYLKATISIKTLVITFLITYVVSILVNLMFSGKIKKLNMVESLKDNE from the coding sequence ATGTTAGCAAAAAAGATGATTAGGGATATAAAGAATCATAAGATTCAATTTATCTCTATTTTTTTAATGGCATTTTTAGGTATTTACGTATTTGTAGGATTCGGTGCGGAATCCTTCGGATTTGTAGAAACCGCCGGTGAATATTACAATGAAACAAATTTTGCTGATGGATGGATTTATGCTTCCAACTTAAATGGTGATTTTCAGGATGATGTGAACAGCCTGTCATTGACAAAGGACTCCGAGCGTCAGCTGGTGGTAAACTCGATTGCCGATTTTGACAATGATCCCGACATCACCCTGCACTTTCTGGAGGATGATGACATATCCAAGTTTTATCTGGTAAAAGGCAGTGAATTTAACCTCTCTGATGGTGAAGGGGTATGGCTGGACACCCGTTTTGCAGATGCCAAGAACTTAACTGTCGGGGATAACATAACATTCGAATTCAATGGCATTGAAGTCGAAAAGGAAATTAAGGGATTGGGATATTCTCCAGAGCATCTCTATCAGACTTCAGATTCATCCATGATACCTGACTATAACAAGATGGGCTTTGCTTACATGTCCTATAAGGCATTTCCTATGGGTGAGGTTCCATACAATGTCCTGCTTGTAAAATATGACGGAAACTCTTCAGCATATGAAAAACAGCTTGACAATGATTTGGACAGGGATTATTCTTCATTCCTGCCAAGGGCTCAGCATCCGAGTTTCGCAGAATTTCAGGATGAAACCGAACAGCATCAGATGATGACAGATGTAATTCCGCTCATATTCATCATAATTTCAATGCTGACACTTCTCACAACAATGACAAGAATCATCAACAGTCAAAGAACTCAGATAGGCGTATTGAAGGCATTGGGATTTAAAAACAGGACAATAATGTTCCACTATATCTCATACGGTTTCTGGATGGTACTGGCAGGAACAATTCTGGGATTTATCCTCGGACCTTTGACACTTCCTCAAATAATGTTTGATGAGATGTCAAGCCTATATTCAATTCCGAACTGGATAGTCGGATTTGATATGAGTTTCATCATAGTTTCCGTTTTGATGGTGGGACTGTCAGCAGTTATTTCATACCTCGCCTGCAGAAATATTGTAAATGAATCCCCGTCAAGTGCCATAAGGCCAAAAGTTCCAAAAATCACTACAACAGGATTCATTGAAAGATTTTCATTTTGGAAAAAGTCTTCATTCAATGTACGGTGGAACTATCGTGATGCTAAAAGGAATAAGTTCCGATCTTTAATGAGTATCGTTGGAGTCCTTGCATGCACATTAATCATTGTGGCTTCATTTGGATGCATGGACGGTTTTGATGAGATGAAAGAATGGTCATATGAGGATATTAACCATTATTCATCAAAGCTGGTCCTGGAGGAAAACGCTACTGAATCACAGATTGACAATATCGTTGAGGAGGTTGACGGCGAAAGATTCATGGAGTCATCGATTGAAATAAAGGCAAACGACATTAAAAAATCGGGCGTTATAACAGTACTTGATGATAATGAACTGTATACTCCGACAGATGACAACAAAAATCCGATAAACATTTCTGACAATGAGATATCCATATCCAAGAAGATGGCGCAGCTTTTGGATGTTAAAGTTGGTGACACTGTCAAATGGCACATAATGGATTCAGACAAATGGGTTTCAACAAAGATAGATAACATCCATTCAGACCCGACATCTCAGGGAATAATCCTGACAAAGGAAAAACTTGAAGATTTGGGTTTGAACTACACAGAAACCAGCATAATATCATCTCAGGAGGTCAAGGATAATTTTACTGGTGTAAAGACAGTATTTTCAATGGATTCCTTAACTGACAGCTGGGATGAGATGATGGAATCTTCAATGAGTATAATATATCTTCTTGCAGCTTTTGCTGCAATACTGTCAGTCATCGTATTGTACAATCTTGGATTGCTGTCATTTACTGAAATTAAAAGGGAATTTGCAACACTGAAGGTTTTAGGTTTCAAGTCATCCCATTTAAGGAAGCTATTGTTAACACAAAACCTGTGGTTTACAACAATAGGATTCCTGATTGGTGTTCCGCTGGGCCGTGAAACACTGCAGTATCTGTGGGGAACAATGGGTGATTCATTTTATCTGAAAGCTACAATTTCAATCAAGACATTGGTGATAACATTTTTGATTACCTATGTGGTTTCAATACTTGTCAATCTGATGTTTTCAGGTAAAATTAAAAAATTAAACATGGTGGAATCCTTGAAAGATAATGAATAA
- a CDS encoding ABC transporter permease, with translation MLARKMLRDIAKHKAQFISIFLMAFLGVFVFAGVGGESVGLEVNVNNFYEDTNLADGWIYSYGINELFMDQVNALGATTQMERQLVVDSVANFSNDPDITLHFVENNTISKFYLLEGEKLDINDSDGVWLDKSFADAKGLKVGDNISFEFEGYEIEKEIRGLGYSPEYVYHASTSSVIPDFNKIGFAYMSYRAFPEDNISYNVLEVKFDGTPENYNDILSYHMDGYYSSFVERSEHTSVSQFADEMDQHRMMGDIFPVVFILIAMLILLTTMTRIITHQRTQIGILKASGFKNTSIILHYISYGFWLVLAGSILGLILGPMTLPQLFYPSMSATYKLPSWNPAWSMNFVYVAVLMVLMSLAVSYYSVKSISDEKPADTIKPKVPKISSSGFLEKLSIWKRLSFNVRWNWRDAKRNKFRALMTIIGVIGCSALLVCAFGMYDGMNDLKEWEYNQINHYDSKLVIDENATDSVIDDVAEAVNGEKLMESAIEIESDNGKKSGSLTVLNNSKLVTPTDYDWNKVEIADDEVSISQKMADMLDVKVGDTVKWHIMGSDKWVNTKIDKIHADPISQGFIMSADKLEDLDLNYTATSIVTAEHVDKDYDGVKAANSMANMTSSWDELTESMWLLIYILIFFACLLAVIVLYNLGLLSFTEIEREIATLKVLGFKSSALRRLLLTQNLWFTAVGFILGLPVGYLILSIMWESSGDSFYILPSISLSNFILTAVITFALSIIVNLMFSRKIKKLDMVESLKSGE, from the coding sequence ATGCTTGCTCGAAAGATGTTAAGAGACATCGCCAAGCACAAAGCTCAGTTTATATCTATTTTTTTAATGGCATTTTTAGGAGTATTTGTTTTTGCCGGTGTCGGTGGAGAATCAGTGGGTCTGGAAGTTAATGTCAATAACTTTTATGAAGACACTAATCTGGCTGACGGATGGATTTATTCTTATGGAATAAATGAACTTTTTATGGACCAAGTTAATGCATTGGGCGCAACCACACAAATGGAAAGGCAGCTGGTTGTAGATTCGGTGGCGAACTTCAGCAACGATCCCGATATAACACTGCATTTTGTTGAAAATAACACAATATCAAAATTTTATCTGCTTGAAGGTGAAAAGCTTGACATTAATGACAGTGATGGTGTATGGCTTGACAAGAGCTTTGCAGATGCAAAAGGTCTCAAGGTTGGAGACAACATCAGCTTTGAATTTGAAGGATATGAAATAGAAAAGGAAATCAGGGGACTAGGATATTCTCCGGAATATGTCTATCATGCTTCAACTTCATCAGTAATTCCTGATTTCAACAAAATAGGTTTTGCTTATATGTCATACAGGGCATTTCCTGAAGATAATATCTCATATAATGTTCTGGAAGTCAAGTTTGACGGAACACCTGAAAACTATAACGATATACTGTCTTATCATATGGACGGTTACTACAGCTCTTTTGTTGAAAGATCAGAGCATACAAGCGTCAGTCAATTTGCAGATGAGATGGACCAGCATAGAATGATGGGAGATATTTTCCCTGTTGTATTTATTCTGATTGCAATGTTGATTCTTTTAACAACAATGACAAGGATAATTACACATCAAAGGACACAAATAGGAATTTTAAAGGCCAGTGGATTTAAAAATACCTCAATAATACTGCATTACATATCATATGGTTTCTGGCTGGTGCTTGCAGGTTCCATTCTGGGATTGATATTGGGACCTATGACACTGCCGCAGCTATTTTACCCGTCAATGAGTGCAACATACAAGCTTCCTTCATGGAATCCTGCATGGAGCATGAACTTTGTGTACGTGGCTGTTTTGATGGTGCTGATGTCTCTTGCGGTTTCATACTATTCAGTTAAAAGCATATCAGATGAAAAGCCTGCAGATACAATAAAACCAAAGGTGCCGAAGATTTCCAGTTCAGGATTTTTAGAAAAATTGTCAATCTGGAAACGTCTGTCATTCAACGTTCGCTGGAACTGGCGTGATGCAAAAAGGAATAAATTCCGAGCATTGATGACAATAATTGGTGTAATAGGATGCAGTGCACTTCTCGTATGTGCATTTGGAATGTATGATGGAATGAACGACTTGAAAGAATGGGAATACAATCAGATAAATCATTATGACTCAAAACTTGTGATAGATGAAAATGCAACTGATTCAGTCATTGATGATGTTGCCGAAGCGGTCAACGGTGAAAAGCTAATGGAATCAGCCATTGAAATTGAATCGGATAACGGCAAAAAGTCAGGTTCGCTGACAGTACTGAACAATTCTAAACTGGTTACTCCAACAGATTATGACTGGAATAAGGTTGAAATCGCAGATGATGAGGTTTCAATATCACAGAAGATGGCGGACATGCTTGATGTTAAAGTAGGCGACACTGTAAAATGGCATATCATGGGTTCTGATAAATGGGTCAATACAAAGATTGACAAAATCCACGCAGACCCGATTTCACAGGGATTCATAATGTCTGCAGATAAGCTTGAAGACCTTGACTTGAACTATACTGCAACAAGTATCGTAACAGCAGAACATGTGGACAAGGATTACGATGGAGTTAAGGCGGCCAATTCAATGGCAAACATGACAAGCAGCTGGGATGAGCTTACCGAGTCAATGTGGCTTTTAATATACATATTGATATTCTTTGCCTGCCTTTTAGCAGTAATCGTTCTTTATAATTTGGGATTGCTGTCATTTACTGAAATAGAAAGGGAAATTGCAACACTGAAAGTTTTAGGATTTAAAAGCAGCGCTCTTAGAAGACTCCTTCTAACACAGAACTTATGGTTTACAGCTGTCGGATTTATTTTGGGCCTTCCTGTAGGATATCTGATACTGTCAATAATGTGGGAATCCTCTGGAGATTCATTTTATATCCTGCCTTCCATATCCCTTTCAAACTTCATACTGACTGCAGTGATAACATTCGCATTGTCAATAATCGTCAATCTGATGTTTTCACGTAAAATCAAGAAGCTGGATATGGTCGAATCACTTAAAAGCGGTGAGTAA
- a CDS encoding ABC transporter ATP-binding protein, producing the protein MSTIIEFKNVNKEYKSGDHILKAMDNVNFTIEEGEFVVILGPSGAGKSTLLNLLGGLDSVTSGQIIVNGNHVESFNDNQLTSYRAKNVGFIFQFYNLIPNLTALENVELMKDIVDVDINGLNVLDSVGLRDHANQFPAQLSGGEQQRVSIARAVAKRPTMLLCDEPTGALDSKTGVLILNLLQDMSYNHNTTVIIVTHNAILAEAADKVIRIKNGQIENIVVNENPEKVTDLEW; encoded by the coding sequence ATGAGTACAATTATTGAATTTAAAAATGTGAACAAGGAGTATAAATCCGGAGATCACATTTTAAAAGCTATGGATAATGTAAATTTTACAATTGAAGAAGGAGAATTTGTTGTAATTCTTGGACCGTCAGGTGCGGGTAAATCAACTTTATTAAACCTTCTGGGAGGTTTGGATTCTGTTACTTCAGGTCAGATTATCGTCAATGGCAACCATGTCGAGTCATTCAACGACAATCAGCTTACAAGTTACAGGGCTAAAAACGTTGGTTTTATTTTCCAGTTTTACAATCTGATTCCAAATTTAACCGCTCTAGAAAATGTTGAGCTAATGAAAGACATTGTAGATGTAGATATCAATGGGTTAAATGTCCTTGACTCAGTTGGCCTCAGGGACCATGCAAATCAGTTCCCTGCACAGCTGTCCGGTGGTGAACAGCAAAGAGTATCAATTGCAAGGGCAGTGGCTAAAAGGCCTACAATGCTTTTATGTGATGAGCCAACAGGTGCACTGGACTCAAAAACTGGTGTTTTAATTTTAAACCTGCTTCAGGATATGAGCTACAATCACAATACTACTGTTATTATTGTTACTCACAATGCAATATTGGCTGAAGCCGCCGATAAGGTTATCAGAATCAAGAACGGCCAGATAGAAAATATTGTCGTCAATGAAAATCCAGAGAAGGTCACTGATTTAGAATGGTGA
- a CDS encoding ABC transporter ATP-binding protein, producing the protein MLRMDNVSFSYGGDKNLSDVNVNVKKGEVMLLCGESGCGKTTITRFLNALIPNFFDGKREGNVYLNCDEISEMPIHEISKHIGSVFQNPKTQFFNVDTTSEIVFGCENLSMDVEEIRRRLDFVVDDFKINHLLDKSIFKLSGGEKQKIACASVSAVNPDILILDEPSSNLDSQSSWDLEDIIRNWKNQGKTVIIAEHKLFFLSDVVDRVLFLKKGRIVNEWSLEEFRQVNHRDLGLRQLNLENIISKRKEYYSSENELMELKNFKFSYGKTQILDIDNVKIPKNEIIAIIGNNGAGKSTFANCLCGLKRSCKGELITEGKALKRKDRLKKTYMVMQDVNHQLFTESVLDEVLLSMDEEDIKRAEEILKDLNLIHLKDAHPMALSGGEKQRVAIASAIASGKELLIFDEPRSGLDLKNMMKVSDNLKYLQSLGITSFIITHDYELIMEVCSHVLHFEDGKIIDNYKINEEKLKEFFL; encoded by the coding sequence TTGCTTAGGATGGATAATGTTTCGTTTTCGTATGGTGGCGATAAAAATTTAAGTGATGTTAATGTCAATGTCAAAAAAGGCGAAGTTATGCTGCTTTGCGGTGAATCAGGTTGTGGCAAAACAACCATAACCCGTTTTTTAAATGCATTGATTCCAAACTTCTTCGACGGTAAAAGAGAAGGTAATGTTTATTTAAATTGTGATGAAATAAGCGAGATGCCGATTCATGAAATTTCAAAGCATATAGGTTCTGTCTTTCAAAATCCAAAAACACAATTCTTCAATGTCGACACGACCAGCGAGATAGTTTTCGGATGTGAAAATCTATCTATGGATGTTGAAGAGATAAGAAGAAGGCTTGATTTTGTTGTTGATGACTTTAAGATAAATCATCTTTTGGACAAGAGTATATTCAAACTGTCCGGTGGTGAAAAACAGAAAATAGCCTGTGCATCAGTATCCGCCGTTAATCCGGATATTCTGATTCTTGATGAGCCGTCATCCAATCTTGACTCACAGTCCAGTTGGGATTTGGAGGACATAATCAGAAACTGGAAAAATCAGGGAAAAACAGTAATCATAGCAGAACATAAACTGTTCTTTTTAAGTGATGTTGTTGACAGGGTTCTGTTTTTAAAAAAGGGACGTATTGTTAATGAATGGTCACTTGAAGAGTTTAGACAGGTAAATCACAGGGATTTGGGTTTAAGACAGCTCAATCTGGAAAATATAATCTCTAAAAGAAAGGAATATTATTCTTCAGAAAATGAATTGATGGAACTTAAAAACTTCAAATTCAGCTACGGAAAGACCCAAATTTTGGACATTGATAATGTTAAAATCCCAAAAAATGAGATTATAGCAATTATAGGTAATAATGGGGCCGGAAAATCCACATTTGCAAACTGTTTATGTGGCCTTAAAAGATCATGTAAAGGTGAATTAATTACAGAAGGCAAAGCATTAAAAAGAAAGGATAGGCTTAAAAAAACTTATATGGTGATGCAGGATGTTAATCATCAGCTGTTCACTGAAAGCGTTCTTGATGAAGTTCTGTTGAGTATGGATGAAGAGGATATCAAAAGAGCTGAAGAAATCCTGAAAGATTTAAATTTGATTCATCTCAAAGACGCCCATCCGATGGCATTGTCCGGCGGTGAAAAGCAGAGGGTAGCTATCGCTTCAGCTATTGCTTCCGGAAAGGAACTGCTTATTTTTGACGAGCCGAGAAGCGGATTGGATTTGAAGAATATGATGAAAGTCAGCGATAACTTAAAATATCTTCAAAGCTTGGGCATTACATCATTTATAATTACTCATGATTATGAACTTATAATGGAAGTATGTTCCCATGTTTTGCATTTTGAAGATGGAAAAATAATTGATAACTATAAAATAAATGAAGAAAAGCTTAAAGAGTTTTTCTTATAG
- a CDS encoding energy-coupling factor transporter transmembrane component T, translating to MGLELDFKLDPRTKIIILALISFMVFNDTSIYVSGLLVLIPFICLFFSNHKKSALIYILLYILAKYIQVNILPTATGILAILLITFSYTASRMLPIIMMGYYTISTTKVSEFIASMEKSNIPKDISIPFSVIFRYIPSVIEEIKSITNAMKMRGFGLTVKSLKNPLKLIEFYMIPILISAVKTADELSAASLTRGLSNPEKRTHLVQVNFTKWDFLFLTISIIGFGIYAYNFFGGVLIA from the coding sequence ATGGGATTGGAACTAGACTTTAAATTGGATCCTAGAACTAAGATAATTATTCTTGCATTAATAAGTTTCATGGTTTTTAATGATACTTCCATATATGTCAGCGGATTATTAGTTTTAATTCCATTTATCTGCCTGTTCTTTTCAAATCATAAAAAATCAGCTTTAATATACATTTTATTGTATATTTTAGCTAAATATATTCAAGTTAACATTCTCCCTACTGCAACAGGAATTTTAGCAATATTGCTGATTACTTTTAGCTACACTGCTTCAAGAATGTTGCCGATAATTATGATGGGATATTATACTATAAGCACTACAAAAGTAAGCGAATTTATAGCTTCAATGGAAAAGAGCAATATTCCTAAAGACATTTCAATTCCATTCTCAGTAATTTTCAGATATATCCCATCAGTTATTGAAGAGATAAAATCAATAACAAATGCAATGAAAATGAGAGGATTTGGCCTGACGGTTAAATCCCTAAAAAACCCTTTAAAATTAATTGAATTTTACATGATTCCAATCCTCATAAGTGCTGTTAAAACTGCAGATGAACTTTCAGCAGCTTCTCTGACAAGAGGATTGAGCAATCCTGAAAAAAGAACTCATCTGGTTCAGGTCAATTTTACCAAATGGGATTTTTTGTTTTTGACCATTTCAATAATAGGCTTTGGAATTTATGCATATAATTTCTTTGGAGGCGTTTTAATTGCTTAG
- a CDS encoding MptD family putative ECF transporter S component — translation MSERFEVKDLITVGIFSVIMIVLIFICGMLGYIPILMIGLPVIGALVCGIPYMLFLTRVNKFGMVTLMGLILGIIMFLSGHTWIPIIVFTLCAFVADLILKMGNYSSIKHSIVSHGVFILGVFGNMLPFFILRDYFVESIRASMGTDYVNVILPFLTNQMLIVLIIITFIVGICSAYVGKIVLKKHFEKAGIA, via the coding sequence ATGAGCGAAAGATTTGAAGTAAAAGATTTAATCACTGTAGGGATATTTTCAGTGATAATGATTGTTTTAATTTTCATATGCGGCATGCTGGGATATATTCCAATATTGATGATAGGTCTGCCGGTAATTGGTGCATTGGTTTGCGGAATCCCGTACATGCTGTTTTTAACTAGGGTAAACAAGTTTGGAATGGTTACATTAATGGGTTTGATTTTAGGAATTATAATGTTTTTAAGCGGCCATACCTGGATACCAATAATAGTATTTACCTTATGTGCATTTGTAGCAGACTTAATCCTTAAAATGGGAAATTACTCTTCAATAAAACACTCCATTGTAAGTCATGGTGTTTTCATTTTAGGAGTATTTGGAAACATGCTTCCGTTTTTCATCTTAAGAGATTACTTTGTTGAATCAATTCGTGCATCAATGGGAACAGACTATGTAAATGTAATCCTGCCGTTTTTAACCAATCAGATGTTAATTGTATTGATAATTATTACATTTATAGTTGGAATCTGCAGTGCATATGTTGGAAAAATAGTTTTGAAAAAACATTTTGAAAAAGCAGGAATAGCATAA